Proteins from a genomic interval of Geotrypetes seraphini chromosome 7, aGeoSer1.1, whole genome shotgun sequence:
- the LOC117363998 gene encoding cyclin-dependent kinase inhibitor 1B-like isoform X2, translating into MGSDGQEHCSCLCDKPCRTRGALGPPMSARRNLFGPVDHEQLQRDFQQQLRGSLEAARRKWSFDFARDLPSEGALEWEPLGCQEVPAFYRSQALGPGPAQCVPVAACEKGRSVRKRRALSGVGGLLH; encoded by the exons atgGGCTCGGACGGTCAGGAACACTGCAGCTGCCTCTGCGACAAGCCTTGCCGCACCAG GGGGGCGCTGGGGCCGCCAATGTCCGCGCGCAGAAATCTCTTCGGCCCAGTGGACCACGAGCAGCTCCAACGGGATTTTCAGCAGCAGCTGCGCGGCAGCCTGGAGGCGGCTCGGCGCAAGTGGAGCTTTGACTTCGCCAGGGACTTGCCTTCGGAAGGGGCGCTAGAGTGGGAGCCGTTGGGGTGCCAGGAGGTGCCTGCATTTTACAGGAGCCAGGCGCTAGGACCCGGACCTGCGCAATGCGTCCCAGTGGCTGCGTGCGAGAAGGGCAGATCCGTGCGGAAGAGGAGAGCGCTATCTGGTGTTGG
- the LOC117363998 gene encoding cyclin-dependent kinase inhibitor 1B-like isoform X1: MILRNTFDPVGGALVEFLSPRSPGCRGALGPPMSARRNLFGPVDHEQLQRDFQQQLRGSLEAARRKWSFDFARDLPSEGALEWEPLGCQEVPAFYRSQALGPGPAQCVPVAACEKGRSVRKRRALSGVGGLLH, from the exons ATGATCTTGCGTAACACCTTTGATCCTGTAGGAGGCGCACTCGTGGAGTTTCTCAGCCCTAGAAGCCCCGGATGTAG GGGGGCGCTGGGGCCGCCAATGTCCGCGCGCAGAAATCTCTTCGGCCCAGTGGACCACGAGCAGCTCCAACGGGATTTTCAGCAGCAGCTGCGCGGCAGCCTGGAGGCGGCTCGGCGCAAGTGGAGCTTTGACTTCGCCAGGGACTTGCCTTCGGAAGGGGCGCTAGAGTGGGAGCCGTTGGGGTGCCAGGAGGTGCCTGCATTTTACAGGAGCCAGGCGCTAGGACCCGGACCTGCGCAATGCGTCCCAGTGGCTGCGTGCGAGAAGGGCAGATCCGTGCGGAAGAGGAGAGCGCTATCTGGTGTTGG